In Vibrio sp. FE10, the following are encoded in one genomic region:
- the istA gene encoding IS21 family transposase: MPKKRMPMNKIKEILRLRYECNLSNRQIAACLNIAHSTVSQHLSRFKSSGLTWPLEETHHENQVTQALFDGRSSSQHKVMPDFTLCYLELKRKGMTKALLWEEYCHQHQDKAYGYTQFCELYRRWLKTQKRSMRQLHHAGDKLFIDYCGPTIPVVNPDTGECRHAQVFVATLGASNYTYVEASESQGLEHFLMAHVNTFNHFGGAPNLLVPDNLKSAVTKADCHSPILNESYRKLAQHYGVAVMPARPYKPKDKAKAENAVLIVERWIMMRLRHQVFYTMAELNLAIRKLMHDLNQREMKQLGVNRHDLFNKVDRPALKPLPSQPYVYIETKRATVSPDYHIQYKKHFYSVPHQLVGQQVELEATHQIIRIYHKGSIVAHHCTSQKEYGLSTVYEHMPSNHQYQSWTPERFIRWGKSIGPATGELTQMLLKRPEHEALAFRSCFGLLSLAKKHSDARLEQACRDALVTEKPYLGFVKNLLKNHREGTLSQPSTDTPNLKHTNVRGSNYYH, translated from the coding sequence ATGCCGAAAAAGAGAATGCCAATGAATAAAATTAAGGAAATCTTACGCCTCCGATACGAGTGCAATCTTTCTAATCGACAGATCGCCGCTTGCCTCAATATTGCTCATTCCACTGTATCCCAGCATCTATCCCGATTTAAATCCAGTGGCCTCACGTGGCCACTGGAAGAGACTCATCATGAAAATCAAGTCACCCAAGCTTTGTTTGATGGTCGCTCATCTTCTCAGCATAAAGTGATGCCTGATTTCACTCTCTGCTACTTAGAATTGAAGCGTAAAGGGATGACTAAAGCTTTGCTTTGGGAAGAGTATTGTCATCAGCATCAAGACAAAGCCTATGGCTATACACAGTTCTGCGAACTGTATAGACGTTGGCTAAAGACACAAAAACGCAGTATGCGCCAACTTCACCATGCTGGTGACAAGCTCTTCATTGACTACTGTGGCCCAACGATCCCTGTTGTGAATCCAGATACAGGAGAATGCCGACATGCTCAGGTATTTGTCGCCACTTTAGGAGCGTCAAATTACACCTATGTCGAGGCGAGTGAGAGCCAAGGGCTTGAACACTTCCTCATGGCTCATGTGAATACCTTTAATCACTTTGGTGGTGCTCCGAATCTACTTGTACCTGATAATCTGAAATCTGCTGTAACGAAAGCAGACTGTCATAGCCCTATCCTCAATGAGAGCTACCGAAAACTGGCACAACATTACGGCGTTGCTGTGATGCCAGCCAGGCCCTACAAGCCTAAAGATAAAGCCAAAGCTGAGAACGCAGTTCTCATCGTAGAGCGCTGGATAATGATGCGCCTTCGCCACCAAGTGTTCTATACAATGGCTGAGCTGAACCTGGCTATCCGAAAGCTGATGCATGACTTAAACCAACGAGAGATGAAACAGCTTGGTGTCAATCGACATGACTTGTTCAACAAAGTTGACCGTCCAGCGTTAAAACCACTGCCATCGCAACCATATGTGTATATCGAAACTAAACGAGCAACCGTCTCCCCTGATTATCACATTCAATATAAAAAGCACTTCTACTCTGTGCCGCACCAACTTGTTGGGCAACAAGTTGAGCTTGAAGCAACGCATCAAATAATACGTATCTACCACAAAGGGAGCATTGTTGCTCACCACTGCACAAGCCAAAAAGAATATGGTCTCTCTACCGTTTACGAGCATATGCCAAGCAACCATCAATACCAATCATGGACACCCGAGCGTTTTATCCGTTGGGGAAAATCTATTGGGCCAGCCACAGGTGAACTGACTCAGATGTTGCTCAAACGCCCAGAGCATGAAGCATTGGCCTTTAGAAGTTGCTTTGGGTTACTAAGTCTTGCCAAAAAGCACTCAGACGCACGGTTAGAACAAGCTTGCCGAGATGCCTTAGTGACAGAGAAGCCATACCTTGGCTTCGTCAAAAACTTATTGAAGAACCATCGAGAAGGCACTCTCTCTCAGCCTTCCACTGATACCCCAAACCTTAAACACACTAATGTTCGTGGTTCCAACTACTACCACTAG
- the istB gene encoding IS21-like element helper ATPase IstB — translation MDAIIQQLKSLRLSHASDALEQQRIHPATYAELGFEERLGLILDHEIVNRDQTKIQRLKRQAKLRLSASGNQLDYRPERGLKRAMMGELLSGTYLQKRQNVLITGATGAGKTYVACALAEQACEQHCPSRYYRLNRLLDDLSSSRLDGSYQKLLLSLSKKKLLVIDDWGMEKLSQEHASNLLEVLEDRYQECSTIIISQLPVKEWHEMIDNSTIADAILDRLVHQSHRIELRGESMRKLA, via the coding sequence ATGGACGCAATAATCCAACAGTTAAAATCACTACGCCTAAGTCATGCTTCTGATGCACTGGAACAGCAAAGGATACACCCCGCGACCTATGCTGAACTTGGCTTTGAAGAAAGGTTAGGACTCATCCTTGATCATGAGATAGTGAACCGAGATCAAACCAAAATCCAACGACTTAAACGGCAAGCCAAGCTGCGCCTAAGCGCTAGCGGTAATCAACTGGACTACCGCCCAGAACGAGGCTTAAAAAGAGCAATGATGGGAGAGTTATTATCAGGCACTTATTTACAAAAGCGACAGAATGTCCTGATTACAGGTGCAACAGGTGCAGGTAAAACCTATGTTGCTTGTGCGCTCGCCGAGCAGGCGTGTGAGCAACACTGCCCAAGTCGTTATTATCGCCTAAATCGTTTACTTGATGACCTGAGTAGTAGCCGCCTTGATGGCAGCTATCAAAAGCTGCTACTGAGCTTGTCTAAGAAAAAACTGTTGGTTATCGATGACTGGGGAATGGAAAAACTCAGCCAAGAGCATGCAAGTAATCTTCTCGAAGTGCTAGAAGATAGATACCAAGAGTGCAGTACAATCATTATCAGCCAACTACCTGTAAAAGAATGGCACGAGATGATCGACAACTCGACGATCGCTGATGCGATCTTAGATAGGTTGGTTCATCAAAGTCATAGAATCGAGTTACGAGGGGAATCAATGAGAAAACTGGCTTAA